Part of the Candidatus Eisenbacteria bacterium genome is shown below.
GCGCAGCCTATCAGGCCCTCAGGCCCCTGTTCTCAGCCACACGAAAGTCGGAAGGCCCCTGATTTATATCCGGCACTTCGCATCAACAGGCGCAGAGCCCTCGCTCGCGCATGCCTGGTCTGAGAACCTGACGAACTGGCGAGTGCAGACCGACGCGTTCTTGCCAAACGCGGGCTGGGACGCGCAGTTCGTCTGGGCGCCATCGATTGTTCAGGTAGGCAACCTCCAGTACATGTTCTACACCGGCGTGGATGCGAGCGGGAACCAGCGCATCGGTTGGGCAACCACGAGCCTTCTCGACACGACCAACACAACTTGGAACCGCCAGTCGACGTGGGTTTACTCGGCCGACAGCACCGGCTGGGCCGACCCTGCCGCGCAAGGCATCGGCCAGCAGCAGTTCCGCGACCCATGGGTGATGGCAGACCCAGATAGCGCCGGGAGGTTTCTGCTCTTCAATGTCGGGCAGGACAAGAACTACGGCGCCGCTGTCCGTACGGTCGTCGGGGTGGCGCGAAACAGAGCGGGCACGATGGAGCGGTGGATTGATCTGGGCTCCTACCGAGCCACCGACTACGGCCACACGGGTGTCAGCTCTGTTGAGTCTCCGCTGGTCGCTCGCGATTCGTCGGAAACCGGGGCTTGGCGGATCTACTTCGCAAACGCGTGGTGGAATCTGCCTGGTTACAACTCCACGTTCATCGCCACTCAGTCAGGCGGATACGCTGTGACCGACACGACAGTGGCGTATTGGCCAGGCATTGATTCGCTCTACAGCTACCTCGGAGGAAACCCGAGCGTGCTCTATTGGCAGGCCTGCGAACACCTCCAGGTTGGCGAGGTCCATCTGTTCGCTGCGTTCAATGGGACCGGAATTGCTATCACAAGGACTTAGAGCTCATTTCAAAACGGATGACAACGGGGTCAGCATCGCGTAGCTTCGCGCGACGGACAAGGAGGTCCGACGATGGCGAAGATGCTGGTGGACGATGCGCTGTGGGAGTTGATCGAGCCGCACTTGCCGCGGCCGAAGCGATCTCGAATCGGGCGGCCTCGGGTGCCGGATCGTGCCGCGCTGACGGGGATCGTCTTCGTGCTGCAGACGGGGATGCCGTGGGAGTACCTGCCGAGGGAGATGGGCTGCGGCTCGGGGGTCACGTGCTGGCGACGATTACGCGACTGGCAGCAGGCCGGAGCGTGGAAGAAGATCCACCACGCCTTGCTGACGGAGCTGCACCAGGCCGGCGAGATCGACTGGTCGCGGGCCGTGATCGACAGCTCGAGTGTGCGGGCGCTAAAAGGGGGCTCCAAACGGGCCCCAATCCGACGGATCGTGGGCGTCCCGGGAGCAAGCACCACGTCCTCACCGAGGCGCAGAGTGTCCCGCTGGTGGTCGCGCTCACTGGAGCGAATGCTCATGACGTCACCCAACTCCTCCCGCTCGTCGACGCCATCCCGCCGCTCCAAGGGGAGCGCGGACGTCCGTGCTTCCGGCCCGCGCGAGCGCAGGCGGATCGGGCGTACCACTCCGGGCCGCACGAGGCCGCGCTGAGGCAGCGGAACATCCAGCCGGTCATCGCCCATCGCGGGACTGTCCACGGCAGCGGTCTGGGGAGGACGCGCTGGGTCGTCGAGCGCACGATCAGCTGGCTGCATCAGTTCAAGCGCCTCCGCGTTCGTTGCGAGCGCCGCACCGACATTCACGAAGCCTTCCTCACGCTGGCTTGCATCCTGATTTGCTGCCGCATCGCGGTGAGGACGTTTTGAAATGAGCTCTTATTGGGACGGCAACAACTTCGTGATCGGCTACCCCGACCTGACTGGCGTCGAGGATGGGGCGGCCAGCAGCAACCTCCGGTTCTACGTGGCCAACCTGCGCCCTGGCGTCCAGTCGGTGTCCTTCGTAGTCGATGCGCCAAGCCGGATTGTTCCGAGACTTGCGGTGTATGACCTGGCAGGGAGGCGAATCCAGACCTTGACGGAGAGGCGGGAGTTGACGGGCCGTCACGGGATTATCTGGGATTGCCGCAACGCCCAAGGCGAATCCGTGCCATCTGGGATGTACTTCGCGCGGCTGACGGGCGCCGGATTCACTCGGGTCCTGCGTGTTCCCGTCGTTCGGTGACGCAAGGGGCGAAGTGGATTCGATCCCCCAAGACATGGCACAGCACCAGACGGCTCGGTCGAATCGCCTGCTTGCCTCGAGGGTTGGGGTTGACCGCTGGCTGACCCCGCTCTTGCTGGGGGCCTCCCTCCTCGTCACGAGCCCGAGACATCTCCGCGCGCAGTCCGTCGACTCGAACTTCTGGTGTATGGAGCCGGGTGCCCGCGTGTTTGCGATCGCTCGATCGGGAAACACAATCTACGTGGGTGGCAACTTCGCCACCGTGGGCCCGGCCTCGGGCGGGGGCGTTCTCATCGACCCGCGAACAGCGTCCTGCGCGCCCGCCTGCCCAAAGGTCGCTGGCAAGGTGAACGCTGTCGTCGCCGATGATCGCGGCGGATGGTACATCGCGGGATTGTTCAGCTCCGTGGGCGGGACACGACGTGGGAATATAGCGCGCATCTCCGCTACCGGGGCGGTTGAGGCGTGGTCGGCTGAAACCAATGACGAGGTGCAGACACTCGCGCTCCAGGGCCCGGTGCTGTACGTCGGCGGCAAGTTCACGTCCGTCGCCAATGTTGAACGACAACATCTTGCCGCCCTGAGCACAGAAGATGGGGAACTGTTGGATTGGAACCCTGTTGCCAATGACTGGGTGATGACCTTGCTGGCGCAGGACCGGAAGATCTACGCGGGTGGCCTGTTTACGAACATTGGTGGGCAAGCCCGAAACTACGTCGCAGCGCTTGATTCCTCCACAGGGCACGCGACGACGTGGGACGCAGGTATTGATTCATACCCCGGTGTCCCTCAACGCGTACTCGCTCTGGCGCTCGATGACTCGACTCTCTTTGTTGGGGGACGATTCGTCACCGTCCGCGGCACGCCCAGGCGGCACCTCGCGGCAGTGAACACCCTGAGTGGAACGCTCACTCCCTGGGACGCTGGAGTCGAGCGACGTCCGGACTACAACTTCGACGGTGGCCCGCGCGTATCGGCGCTGCTGGTCCGAGGAAGCACGCTCTACGTCGGGGGATCCTTCAAGGTCATTGGCGGGGCAGCCCGGCAAGGGCTGGCAGCGCTGGACATCACCACTGGGCTGTCAACATCCTGGGATCCCAAAGCCGTCAGGGACTTCGTGGCCGGGGCCTACTTCAACTCATTCGTGGCGGCGGGGGACACTCTCTTCGTAGCGGGAGAGGCGGATAGCCTCGGAGGTTCGCCAAGCAGCTACCTCGCAGCGCTGAGCACGCGGACAGGCGAGCGCTTCAGCTGGGATCCCCGTCCGAACTGGGAAATCTCGACGCTCGCTCTTGCAGATGGAGTGATCTACGCCGGCGGCGCTTTCACTTCGATGGGCCCTTGGGTGAGGCGCCATGATCTCGCCGCCTTCGATGCGGTTACGGGCAAGGTAACTCCCTGGGCACCAGAGCCGGACTACACGGTACAGGACATCGTGGTTCAGGGAGGCGTCGTGTACGTTGGTGGCTCGTTTTCATTTGTCGGCGGACAGCCGCGTACTGGGATCGCCGCGTTGGATTCGGTTTCGGGGCTCGCAACTCCGTGGAATCCGGGAGTCAACGGCACCGTCTACTCGTTGGCGCCATGGCGCGGCACAATGCTGCTCGGCGGGTCGTTCGGCGCCGTTGGTGGACAACCGCGCCGTAACATTGCCGCGATCGACGAGACGACAGGGCTCCCAACGCCGTGGAACCCGAACGCGGACGACATCGTCTACACGATTGTCCCCGGTGACTCAGTCATCTATGTTGGTGGTTGGTTCGGGAGTATTGGGGGTCAGGTGCGTGCCAGCTTGGCGGCCATCGACCCACAAGGTGGGTTCCCGACTACGTGGACACCAAGCACGGATGGGATTGTCAACAAGATCGCGATTTTGGGCGGTACGATCTTCGTTGGTGGTGAGTTCAACTTCGTCAATGGTCAGCAGCGGGACGGACTCGCCGCTATTAGTTCTGTTGGGGACCTCACCCCATGGTCCGCGAACGCGAGCCGCCGAATCCTCGCGCTGGCCGCCAGCGACAGCACCGTGTACGCCGGAGGTGGCTTCTCTTTCGTCGGGGGCGAGCCTCGCTTCTGCATTGCGGCACTGAACGCCCATACGGGTGCAGTCCGCGAGTGGTACCCAACTCCGGACGGCATCGTGTGGTGTCTGGCGGCGACCGATACACGTGTTTACGCTGGAGGCGCCTTCGCCCGAATGGGCGTTTGGCCTCAGGCGTCTTTCGCTGTCATGACACCGGCGGACTACGCCGGGCCGGGCACGCTACCCACCGACTTCTTCGTGCAGAGCGCGCCCAATCCGGCGCGGGAGAGCGCCATGATCCGGTACACGTTGCCAGTTCCGGCGACCGTCACGATGACCGTGTTTGACCTTCACGGTCGGGTAGTCGCTTGCCCTCTATCAGGCGCCTCCCAAACAGCTGGCTTGCATCAAGTGCCCCTCTCCACCAGCGACCTCCGACCGGGCTGCTACTTCTACCGACTTGAAGCTGGCAGGCTGAGCGCGACACGCAAGATGGTGGTTATCAGATAGTCTCGCTCCCGAGTAGCCGATGCCGTAGCCGGACCCGCGCGGGGCATCGCGAACAGTGCCATCGCGACCTCGCGAAAACGTCGGTCACGCAAGTGAGTTGACCGCCCGCCGCGCGTCGGGAAGCGCGATCAGAGCAGATGTTTCCCAATCCCCAGCTCACGCGCCTGCGGCTCACCGTCCGCAGTCGCCGGCGCCTGCCTCACGCCGCAGGCGCTGGCGCCTCGCGTCGGCGTACGCAGGACGGCACCAGGTACGAGAGCGCCAGGCGCAGCAGGCCCTCCTGTGACAGGTCGGGGCGGTCCGCGCACCTCGCCACGGCCCACTTCGCCTGCTTCGCTTTGTAGCCGAGCGTGCGCAGCGCGCCGAGCAGGTCCTTCTGCTTCGCGGCCAGCTCAGGCGCCAGCGCCTCATCGCGAGCCAGATCTCGGTAAGGCGCCAGCGCCTCGTCGGCGCGCCGCGCTTCGCGCTTGCGCCGCATGAACCCGGTGCCGAAGACGCGCTCGGCTTCGAGCTGGTTGTGCGCCCGGCAGCGCAGCCGGAGGTTGTCCCCGGTCGAGCGGCCGCCCCTGGCCACGGGAAAGATGTGGTCGAACTGGAGGAGCTCGCGCGTGCCGCAGCGGTGGCCGTGATCGCCGACGAAAGTGCAGCGGCCCTCGTCGCGGACGACCACCGCGCGCCGGACCTCGGCCGGGATCTGGCGCGGGCCTGCGCCGGGGCGCACCGGGCGCGGACGAGCGGTCTTCGCGAACTTCCTCGCTTCCAGCTTCGTGATCAGCGCGTCCAGCGCGCGCTCGAGCACGGCGGACTCGTTGCGTGTGGCATGCGAGAGCAGCGCCTTCGCATACTCGAGCTTCTCCTGCACATCCGCGGTGATCGCGATGCGCCGCACGACCGGCGCCGGCGTTGCGAACACCGGCTCCACGGTCGGCGCCGGTTCGGGGCAATCCTTGACGTTTGCAGGCGCTGGCGCCTGCGGATCCATTGCGACCGTCGAATCCGGAGCGGTCTGCGAACCAGATTCGGCGACCGCCTCGAGCATCGGCGTGCTCGCGGACGCGTGCCGCACTCGCAGCGTCCGCTCGAGGTCCTCGATCGTCCGGCCCGCCGCGAGCGAGACCAGCTCGTCGACGTTTTCAGGTCTCAGGTGGGGCGCGAGCGTGTTGACGGCGGTCACGCCGAGCCGGCCGGCGGCGATGGCGGGCAGCAGCGCCGGGAACTCGTGCGCGGTGCGGGCGGCCCGCAGCCGGCGCGTCGCCTGGTCGGGCGACATCCCGAGCGCCCGGAGGCAGTAGGCCTTGGGATCGTCGAAGCCTTCGGGCACGAACGCGCGGCGGGCCACGATCTCGCCCAGCAGGCCGAGCACATCCGCCTTGCCTCCATGCTCCACCTCCAGTGCCGACACCACGCGCGCGTGCAGCTCGCGCGACTCGAACCGACGGTACTCGAACCGGCGCATCGGGACTCCACCTTCGGGGGCGGGTCCGCTTGCGGGGCGAGCCCATTGAAGCACGGGCGTTCGCGGCGCCCGCAGGTCGTGCCACGGCGGCGAACGCGGGCGAAGCTACGATTTCGCGAGATCGGCGCGAGAAGGGCGGCGGTACGCGACCCGTGGAGTGCTGACGCGATGCGCGAGGCACGTCGACCGAACCATCACGGCGTGCGCACGTGGAGGCGTCAAGACAGATCTCTGCAACGGAGTGGTGCCTCCCTCCGGAGGCTCGTTTCGGTTTGCTTCGAAGCGTGGCGGTGACGACGCGCTGGAGGCACATTTCGGCCCGTGATCGGACCGGCCCGTCGCCGTACTCTGCAATCGTGCGCGGGCCGGTCGCCGCCACTCGAAGCACCCATGCACCGACCCATGGCCGGCGACTCGCGGCGGGCGGTCGAGGGCCAGGGGTCCCAGCCCTGCGCAGCCCAGGTCTCCGGGAGGCTGTCCATCCCCATGCGAATCTACGTGGACGCCGACGCCTGCCCCGTGAAGCCCGAGGTCTATCGCGTCGCGAAGCGCCACGGCGTGGGCGTGACGCTGGTGGCCGCGACGTGGCTGCGCGTGCCGCCGGTCCAGGACGTCGCGCTCGAGGTGGTCGAGGCGGGCCTCGACGCGGCGGACGAGTGGATCGCGTCGCACGCGGGAGCCGGCGACGTCGTGGTCACGGCCGACATCCCGCTCGCGGCGCGATGCGTCGCGAACGGGGCGCGCGTGCTGGGGCCGACGGGGCAGCCGTTCACCGAGGAGAACGTCGGCGAGGCGCTGGCGACGAGAAACCTGCTCGCCGACCTCCGCGGCGCGGGGCTCGAGACCACGACCGGTCCCGCGCCCTTCGACGCGCGCGACCGCTCGCGCTTCCTGCAGGCGCTGGACGAGACGCTCCACGCGCTGCGCCGCGAATGACCCGGACGCGCCGCTCGCGCGTCCCGCTGGTGCGCGCCGGGCCTTCGGCGCAAGAATCCCCGCGCGGGCGTTCCTCCATGGGGTAAGGTGCGCCCCGTGCCCATTCAACCGGGAACGAAACTGGGCGCCTACGAAGTCCTCTCCCCGCTCGGCGCCGGCGGCATGGGCGAGGTCTGGCGCGCGCGCGACACGCGGCTCGGTCGCGACGTCGCGATCAAGGTCATTCCCGAGGACGTCGCCGCCGATCCGGAGCGCATCACCCGCTTCGAACGCGAGGCGCGATTGCTCGCCTCGCTGCGCCATCCGAACGTGGCCACGCTGCACGGGCTCGAAAGCGACGGCGCGCAGCGCTTCATCGTCATGGAGTGCGTCGAGGGCGAATCGCTCGCGCAGCGCCT
Proteins encoded:
- a CDS encoding IS5 family transposase (programmed frameshift); the protein is MAKMLVDDALWELIEPHLPRPKRSRIGRPRVPDRAALTGIVFVLQTGMPWEYLPREMGCGSGVTCWRRLRDWQQAGAWKKIHHALLTELHQAGEIDWSRAVIDSSSVRALKGGFQTGPNPTDRGRPGSKHHVLTEAQSVPLVVALTGANAHDVTQLLPLVDAIPPLQGERGRPCFRPARAQADRAYHSGPHEAALRQRNIQPVIAHRGTVHGSGLGRTRWVVERTISWLHQFKRLRVRCERRTDIHEAFLTLACILICCRIAVRTF
- a CDS encoding T9SS type A sorting domain-containing protein, with the protein product MFAIARSGNTIYVGGNFATVGPASGGGVLIDPRTASCAPACPKVAGKVNAVVADDRGGWYIAGLFSSVGGTRRGNIARISATGAVEAWSAETNDEVQTLALQGPVLYVGGKFTSVANVERQHLAALSTEDGELLDWNPVANDWVMTLLAQDRKIYAGGLFTNIGGQARNYVAALDSSTGHATTWDAGIDSYPGVPQRVLALALDDSTLFVGGRFVTVRGTPRRHLAAVNTLSGTLTPWDAGVERRPDYNFDGGPRVSALLVRGSTLYVGGSFKVIGGAARQGLAALDITTGLSTSWDPKAVRDFVAGAYFNSFVAAGDTLFVAGEADSLGGSPSSYLAALSTRTGERFSWDPRPNWEISTLALADGVIYAGGAFTSMGPWVRRHDLAAFDAVTGKVTPWAPEPDYTVQDIVVQGGVVYVGGSFSFVGGQPRTGIAALDSVSGLATPWNPGVNGTVYSLAPWRGTMLLGGSFGAVGGQPRRNIAAIDETTGLPTPWNPNADDIVYTIVPGDSVIYVGGWFGSIGGQVRASLAAIDPQGGFPTTWTPSTDGIVNKIAILGGTIFVGGEFNFVNGQQRDGLAAISSVGDLTPWSANASRRILALAASDSTVYAGGGFSFVGGEPRFCIAALNAHTGAVREWYPTPDGIVWCLAATDTRVYAGGAFARMGVWPQASFAVMTPADYAGPGTLPTDFFVQSAPNPARESAMIRYTLPVPATVTMTVFDLHGRVVACPLSGASQTAGLHQVPLSTSDLRPGCYFYRLEAGRLSATRKMVVIR
- a CDS encoding YaiI/YqxD family protein; the encoded protein is MAGDSRRAVEGQGSQPCAAQVSGRLSIPMRIYVDADACPVKPEVYRVAKRHGVGVTLVAATWLRVPPVQDVALEVVEAGLDAADEWIASHAGAGDVVVTADIPLAARCVANGARVLGPTGQPFTEENVGEALATRNLLADLRGAGLETTTGPAPFDARDRSRFLQALDETLHALRRE